The Caballeronia sp. TF1N1 DNA window GCCATGTCCATTTCGGCGCCGCCGCGATGCGTGGCCTCGATCGCGCCGATGAGCCGCTCGCGCACGCCTTCGAGAAATTCGCGCGAAACAAGCGGCGCGGCATGCACCAGCGCGGTCGGTTCGAGCAAACGGCGCATTTCGAAGAGATGCCCAATACGCGCCTCGGTCACCTGTTCGGCAATCCAGTGTCCATTGCGGTCCTGCGACAGCGCGCCCACGCTATGCATGCGCGCCATGACGCCGCGCGCCACAGTGCGGCTCACGTCGAAGTACTGCGCCAGCGCTTCCTCGGTAATACGCACCGAGCCGAACAGCACGCGCGTACAAAGTTCGCGCTCCAGATCGGCATACATGCGCTGCCATTGCGGCTCGTTAGTGAGTTCGACCTTGTCGAGCACGGCCGCCTTGCCCGCGCGTTCCGCCGATGCCGTTCCCGCCACGCGATACCCGCGCCCTTCGCTCTCGACGATGATCTTGTCAGCGCACAACGCCGCAAGCGCAATACGCGCAGGCGAGCGGCTGATGCAAAAAGACTTCGCGACCTGCGCTTCGAGCAGCTTTTCTCCAGGCGCGATACGTCCGTCCTCGATCATCTCGCGCAACAGCCGGTAAGTGCGGTGCTGGATGGAGCCGCCTGCATCGAGCGGCGGGGTATCGGCGGCATTCGTCGCGTAGGTGTTCAACTGGCTCATGTGTTCTTCGTGCAGATTCGATCGATGCTCAACCATACCCCAGCACGTATGCGCCGTCACCGCATGAATTCGGCGATGGCGTCGTTCAGCTGCGCCGCCGCCTGCGGGTCCGCTTCCGAGGCCATCATGTGCCCGCTCGTGCAGGGCAGCCGCAGCAAGGTCGCTTGCGGAATGTGCTCCGCGGCCCAGACGCCCGCTTCAACGGGATTGTAGAGATCGAGCGCGGGCACGCAGACGAGCGTGGATGCCGCGATCGCGGCCAGCGCCTTTGCGGTGTCGCCATCGAAGCCGGGGGTGGTGCCGACATCGTGGGTATCGTAGGCATGCGACTGCGCAATCCAGTCGAGCGGATCGGCGCGCTGCGTCGCCCACCATGCGGCGCGCGCATCGAGCCAGGCATATGTGCCGCCCGCTTTCGCGGCGTCATCGGCGAAGCGTTCGGGCGTACGC harbors:
- a CDS encoding GntR family transcriptional regulator; translation: MSQLNTYATNAADTPPLDAGGSIQHRTYRLLREMIEDGRIAPGEKLLEAQVAKSFCISRSPARIALAALCADKIIVESEGRGYRVAGTASAERAGKAAVLDKVELTNEPQWQRMYADLERELCTRVLFGSVRITEEALAQYFDVSRTVARGVMARMHSVGALSQDRNGHWIAEQVTEARIGHLFEMRRLLEPTALVHAAPLVSREFLEGVRERLIGAIEATHRGGAEMDMAETDLHIDLLAHCPNKEIVFALQRTHVLFVPTRYLSDPYLQIPDQLISDAFTEHLRIIDDILAGKPERAAQTLQEHIGEADTRWMLRFEIIRRLRQPDLPPYLSSLGSV